In Hippocampus zosterae strain Florida chromosome 21, ASM2543408v3, whole genome shotgun sequence, the genomic window ccccttttcCACATCCtggcacgccccccccccccccccccccccatcttcctCCCCCTTCCCAGGATGGGCCGACCAGTTCCCACAATAGCGTCTGAAGGTCTCCCCGCCGCCGTCCGCCCGAAACGTCCCCAGCGCCTCCCGGACGTCCAGAACGCAGATCGACCCCGTCCGAGTGGACCGGATTGGAAGCAGATCGGAAGCCTGAAGCAGGAACGCCGTCAGGCTCGGGAACAGATCGTGCTTTGGAAAAGTTGGATGGGAGTGCTGCCAATAGGTAGGAGGCTTTAGGCGACGCAACGGAACAACACACGGGATCAATCTTTGCACTAGCTGGATGCTCCcattgagttgaggagctttatTCACACGAAAGTGTGTCTTATGCGCCTCCTCCGGGTGCCAAGGAGTGttagttgaggagcttcatgtcTTGCTTTGCCACTGCGCTCAGCAACCTCGGTTCCAAGCGATGACAAAGTGCGCTCAGGAGCATTATTCCGATCACAGAtttgctttgccaccatctggCGGCTTTTGGCTGCCAGGGAACTATGTTGACGTGAGTCGATGTGCCTCACCTTGGCATGAGAAGTGCTTTGCCGACATCTTGGTTTAAAAGAACGATGGTGAACTCGGTAGAGGAGCACCTTTCAGGCCAAAGTATCGCGGCCATCTTGTGGCCTCTTGGTCTGGCACCAGTCCAAAAGAAAACGACAAATCTATACTTGTAGTTCTTGGGAGCAGGAAAACATTGGCTCAAAATAATGAAactttatcttaaaaaaaaaagtctttaggTCTCAAAATTGCCCACTACTCGAAAGCAATGTCTTTATTTCGACAAAAATAAGGGAGCGCCACGCTTGGCTCGCCAAAATCCCCCTCACAATCATCTCGCCGCCATTTGATGATGTCCCAGATGTGTCGGTGCCCGACGGAAAAAGAGCGAGAGTCAGCAGGTAGGATGTACTTTTCGCACGGCAAACTGCGAAAAATGTGTTCGGCTGCGTTGCCGTAGCAACTGCGAGCATGTCGACCACACGCGCGCACAGAGTGACACAGTGAGGTTAGCACAGGATTCCCTGCTATTccagttgccatgacaacacgtCACTCGCCCCCTCGCCAACTCACTGGGATGCGAGAGGCCGTTCGGTGTGGGGCTTCATCAAGTGACTGGTGGTCTTCGGCAACGGGTAGTAGAGTCtcacaaacaggaagtagagAAGCGCCGGGATTGTACTTTCAtttgctcttggcagagactgACGGACGCCTAAAGGCAACTTTTGACACGCGACCAAGAAATTGTTCCTCGGAAATGATCGGGCCTTGGATTCTTTTTGGAATTCATTAGGGCGTGCTCGCCTGCGGTCTtgaaaaacaggaagtgatgtcacaaTCCGCAGTTATTATTACCAATGGCAAATGCGGAGGTCGAATGATGTGTGCAACGTTGAACAGTTGGACTTTCAGAAGGTCAAATGAAGTTCGCCTGGAAAGGTTAAAAAGATGTTGACAATGAAAGCCCACTATCCtgagtcaaaaaataaaaaaaggggggggggggtaatcactGAGTCAGAAACATAAGATGATCGATCGGAAAGCAGTCCTTTCACTCTTCACATGCTGCAAAGCTGTAAGTTTGCAATGCTATGCAAGTGCAAAATCCGCAATGCGATGTGGGCATTATTTTGGTGCGCTTTTTGCTCGCCGTATGACTTTGAACGCGTGCGGCCCGGCTTGGGTGAGTGACCGGGAGCGACTTCCTGTCTTGCAGCCACATGCCTCTGAGTCCGGCTGCTGACGCCAAACATGATCGCCCACGCCAACAGGCGGTTACTAACGGCAACCCGACAGGCTCTCCCGTCGCCCGGGACGACGACGCGGATGACGCGCCCTCTGGAAACAGCATCGTGGTCCGCATCGGCATCCCGGACCTGCAGCAGACGGTAACACACGCGCTAGCTAGCACGCTTCCGGGGCAACCAGGAGGAAGTGCCGGCCGGCCGGGCCAAAGTGAGCAAGTGTGGCATCAAACGTGtccgtgtgtgcgtctgtggctctctcagaagtgtttgcgGCTGGACCCAGAATTACCCGTTTGGACCAGTAAGCAGAGGGTTCTGGTCACCTTGACTCAGTCTCTGTCGGATGTTTTGAACTATGGTCTCTTCCAGCCGGCGTTCAACGGCCGAGCTGGCAAGTTTCTGGACGAGGAGCGACTTTTGAAAGAGTACCCTCTCCCAAACATCACGCCCATTCCATACCTCGAGGTGCGCTTTGACCGCAGATCGTTTCACTCGAGCCAGGCCGTGTTTGGAATCACTCCCTGGCCGTTAAAGTGGAGTCCGGCCTATATATATGGGGACTATACTTTGGTCTTTTTCGTGAACAACAGAGGTTTGGTTccaaaaacaaatctgaatttGGTGAAGTTGCAAAAGTCCAACCGGGAATATGTgcgttgtttttcatttgagcgATGAGCGAACGACATCCAAATCCCTAAATCGTGTCTTGGGAATAAGCGACTGATTCCGAACACGCCTCTCaaaatgttctgtttttttttcttcccctgtgCACTAACATTGCGACGATTTCTTCCAGTTTCGTTACAAACGCAGAATTTACACGCAGACTTACGTAGACGACAAGCAGCTGGCCAAGCTGCACACTAAAGTAGGCCACGAACTTCTCACAAAGTTGATGACAGATGAGCCAAAAACCTGCGCTGACCTACTCGTTCGTCCGTCGCAGGCCAATCTGAAGCGATTCATGGAACATGTCCACCAGAAGAACGTGGAGAAGGTTTCCAAATGGCTGGAAAAGGGCCTGGATCCAAACTTCCACGACTCAGACAGCGGCGGTGTGTACACAGTCTTTCAATGTGGCCCACCATCGCAAAATGTTGCCCATACCTCGGGTGACAAAGTTCCATAATGTGCAGAAATGGCCGCCGTGTCTGGTGGTTGTCTTTTCGATGTGACAACCAAGGGatgttgaaagaaaaagaattttAAACTTATTAATTTAGTttgaaataatccatccatcctcgaTTGGCCCCCCCGCCGTACTTTGTTTATTGTGAGCAAGATGTCAAATGGACAATGGACATGCTTTTAATGTGAAAGTACGGCGCCGTGTGCCACTTCCCTCCTCAGAGTGTCCGCTGACTCTGGCGGTCCAATTGGAGGAGAGCTGCGAGCTCATCAAAGTTCTTCGCAGCGGCGGCGCTCACCTGGACTTCCGCACCAGGGACGGAATCACCGCTCTGCATCGGGCCGTCATGTGCCGCAACAGCTCGGCTCTCACCGTAAGAACGTTTGGGCGGCGGCGCCGACCAGCCTCGTCCGTGACTGGCTTCTGGTCCTTTGCAGACCCTGCTGGACCTGGGTGCGTCTCCGGACTACAAAGACAGCAGGGGGCTGACTCCCCTCTATCACTCCGCCATGGTGGGAGGGGCCCCCTACTGCTGCGAGCTGCTACTGCAGGACCACGCCACGCTCGGTACCTCAAATTCCTTCTGACTGAAAGTTTAGACTCTCGAAGTAGGGCTTCTCACTTGGGTTACGCGTTCAAAAGCGGCTTTAGATGCGAATGTTTGGCTTTGGTGAGGGCTTTCAAGGTCAGCTCTCAAGGCTTTCGTGGAACGGAGAAGGAACTGGGGTCGGGAACAGTTTCGGGTCGCTGCTAAAAGGTTTCTGGTTGTCCTGCTTACAGGCATGACCGACGAGAACGGATGGCAGGAAATCCACCAGGTGACAAACGCTCACTCGCCACCCACGCCTGCTCAATCACTTGCTGAAATCATCGCTTCATTTGTATGTACACGTTTAGCACACGTAATCAcgcgtgcgtacgtgtgtgcgtgcctaGGCATGTCGCCATGGGAACGTGCAGCACTTGGAGCACCTGTTGTTTTATGGGGCTGACATGAGCTCCCAGAATGCATCGGGAAACACCGCGCTCCACCTCTGCGCTCTCTACAACCAGGTAGGAGGAGGATGCATGAAAAGTGCTGCGAGGCCTCCCTCTTGTGGCCACGTTTTGAAGCGCATctcagaatcttttttttttttagcatttattAAGGTGCCGTTATTTACCTTTTCCTTTCAGTCATGctaattgaatttgaatttaaaaatcacattaaaataAAGCTTTTCAGAATAAAGCTTCAATCTGGTTTAAGAGTAATTCTTCGGCCTGCTAAGCTACTGGATTTTAATGTTGGCGGCACTCGACTTGTATTTTGGGGAGTTTTCAGAAGTCGTGATCACGGCTGTTGTTTGCTGCCTTCTGCAGGACAGCTGTGCCAGAGTGCTGCTGTTCCGAGGAGCCAACAAGGATATCAAGAACTACAACAACCAGACTGCCTTTCAGGTCACAACTACAAATGCCTCACTTCATTTGAGGAGACAAATACGCTAGTGACTAGGCACAAACACAACAAGGAATTGAAGTGGCCAAAACTACTCAATTAATAcaataggaaaaaaatggaaagttattttatttttgtcaggaAATGATTCACTTccgttcatttcaatgggaaaagacATGTTGAGGTGGGAAACGCTGCGCTTGtgattgtaactttttttaaagggaCAATTCGACTTGACCTCAAAAGGTCTGAAGGCCAATGTACCATCTAACCAAGATGGATGTCTGTCTGTGTAGGTCGCCATCATCGCCGGGAACTTCGATTTGGCCGAAATCATCAAGATCCACAAAAGTTCTGACGTCGGTGAGTGCCGCGCCTCAGAATATTATCGGACCTGACAGCTCGATAGCTACTCTACTTTATTCATCCACTCACAAGGGAAATTGAGGTTACGAATGAGTGCTGAGGCTCTCTGTTTGTGCGTGCGCAAGCAGTTCCCTTCCGAGAATCTCCATCGTACACCAAGCGGCGCCGACTGGGAGCCATCAGGTCCCCGGCCGGAAACGGCCTGTCGTCGCCGCGCTCTCTGATTCGCTCGGTGAGCGACAACGCCCTGGAAAGCCCCGCCTCCTCCCCTGGACCGTCCCTACAAAGCCTGGAAACGCACCTCGACGCGCACACGCACTCGCTACGACGACATACGCGCCGCCTCAGGTGAGCGTGCCCGCGGCCCGCAACACGGCCGCCaagaaatggatgaatgaagacGTCAAAACGTTATTTCGTTAGTAGATTTTCAAATATGCAAGATTTGGCATGCGCACGTCACAGTATTGAAAGTTATTCTCCAAAAACCCAACGTGTGACAAAACGCGCATCCGGTACATGTGATCTTCAGTCCGAGTGGCGGCGGAGGTCACGTGGAGAGCAGCCCCCCGTCGTcgccccccgccaccccgcAGTTGAGGAAGAAGCGGCTGTACAGCGCCGTGCCGGGGCGCACCTTCATCGCCACGCGCTCCCACGTGCCCCAGGGCTCCGGAGAGATCCAGCTGCACCGCGGCGAGAGGGTGAAAGGTGACGAGACCGGCAAAGTTTGGGCGTCCATGGGAGACTTTgtttggttgggtttttttttcttttccccaggACAAAAACTCATCATCTTGGTTTTGCATCTCCAGTTCTGTCCATTGGTGAAGGTGGATTCTGGGAAGGCAACGTGAAAGGAAGAACAGGCTGGTTTCCTGCCGACTGCGTTGAAGAAGTTCAGATGAGGCAGTATGACCCCAGGCTTGGTAAGCAATTTCAACATGTCACGTCCAATCCGATCCAAATTCCCCTTTTCGGACAATTTTACCTCCCATTTTTAAACCTATCACGCTGTCGCCCGCCGATTAAAATGTTGACTCGCACCCGAACCGCTTTGCGGCCCTGTTGTTAGTGGAAGCTGGGCGCAAGGCatggaagaaagacaaaaagtcAATTGGAATGAGAATTGAGAATGCATTTCAGAGACGAGGGAGGACCGCACCAAGAGGCTCTTCAGACATTACACGGTGGGCTCGTACGACAACTACACCTCTTACAGGTGACTTGTGCACCTCACAAAAGTCGCCCACAAGTGCTTTTATCGATGAATCGCTGCTAAAGACTCCCATCGCGTTGTCGTCAGCGACTACGTGATTGAGGAGAAGATGGCCGTGCTGcagaagagagagagcgaaGGATTTGGCTTTGTCCTGCGGGGAGCCAAAGGTAAGGGGGGGGCGCTCTCAGAATTAGGGACTGTCGGTAATGTGAACGCTCAGTGGGGCGCTCCTCACGGAAAGAATCTGGCTTTGTGCCGTTGCAAGCCGAGACTCCCATCGAGGAGTTTGCCCCCACGCCGGCGTTCCCCGCCCTGCAGTACCTGGAGTCTGTGGACCAGGGTGGCGTGGCCTGGAGAGCCGGTCTACGGACTGGAGACTTCCTCATTGAGGTTAGATGGTTCCCTTTTTTGGTTGGGTACAGCCGCGAGTGGCCAAGATTCTATATCGTCATCGATATTGCTGCGTGCAGGTGAACGGCGCAGATGTGGTGAAGGTCGGCCATCGCCAGGTGGTGGCGCTCATCCGTCAGGGCGGCAGCCGCCTGCTCATGAAGGTCGTATCCGTTTCCCGCAAATCCGACACCAACCTGCTCAGAAAGAAAGGTTTGCAGTGACACAAGAATATGAGGACACAAGTGCGCTAGTGCACAAGGATGCTATCTATGGTGATTTGAGGGATTCTCGGACACACGGAGGCGACAGATACAAGTAGAATAGTATACGAGGATCTAAGTGAACCCGAGACACAAGTAGACGACATGCACTCGAGCACAAGTTTGTCAGGGACACGTGAATGCTAGGACAGAAGCACACTGGACACAAGATTTGTAAACTACACGATTATTAGGACACGAGTTAACAAGGTACACTCAGACTGAAGGACAGAAGTCGACGTGAGGACGCGAGTACTGCACACGAACGAGTGCGCTGTGTCTGAAGACACAAATAGACAAGTGCAGCGGGTCACAAAAATGCTCGGACCGCAAGTCCACCAGTGTCGACTGGACTGCTGCTTTCTCACCGAGTGCTGGCATCTGATTGGTTTTCCTCTCTcagcccctccccctcccaagcGAGCCCCCAGTACTTCGTTGACTCTTCGATCCAAGTCCATGACCGCTGACCTGGAGGAGATAGGTAAAGCACAAACGTGCGCGGGCGCACACACCAAGTCAATGTGTAAGAGGAGTTGTTGACTTATTTCCTTTGTGCAGCCAGGAGGAGGCGTTTTGGTGAGTCATGTAATCATCCAGGTCACACTGCGCGACCTTTTAGACTTACCGAACGTTCGCCAAAGTGCTTCTGTTGTGTGTGGGATGAAAGATGTCTGTCTGTTCGTGAGATTACGGTCGCTTTTTGGAAAAATAGTCACAAGTGGAGTCTGAAAAATCTTTAAGCACTCACGTTGCTTTTGTAATTGAGGTTTTCTCTGCATGCAGCCATGTTGCTAATGCAAAACAAGTCACATCagaagtgtgtgggggggcgggatagaatgaggcaaaaaaaaaagtgttctgacAAAACGCCGGCCTGCAGAGAAACTGGATGACATGTTGGCGGGGAACGCACAGGAAGTTGTTCTGCGGTCCCGGCCCGCCGATGACTTCCGGGCGGCCACGGTGAAGCAGCGGCCCACCAGCCGCAGAATCACTCAGGCTGAGATTAATGTAAGATTCTGGAGAAACGCTAACAAAATGCACAGCGCCGTGCTCGTCACACTTGACTGTTATGTGTGTTGGCGTTTGCTCGTAGTCGTTGTTTGAGCGCCAAGGTCTGGTCCCGCCTTCCGGTCCGGAGAAGAGCACCATGGCGCTGCCCCGAGGAATGTCCAGAACCAAAAGTTTTGGTGAGTCTTAGCCTCGCTGTTACATGGCAGCGGGGCAGAGCGGTTTGCTCGCATGATATCGTAGCCCGAGACTGACCAAATGCTGACGTGTCCACCGTCCAGGCACCCCCGAGGACGACCGCATCTCCGCTCTGATCCACGAAAGTCGCTTTCCTCGCAGCTCCTCTCTGACCGACAGCTTCATCCCGCCGCCTCCCCAGACGGCGCCGCCTCCGCCTCCATCCCCGCTCTTCCTCCTGGACTCGGGGCCGCCCCCCTCCTTCCTGCCGCCTCCTCCCCCCGCCCGAGGGGAGGGCCTGACCCGGTCCAGCTTCAAACCGGGAGCCGAGCCCAGGCTGCAGGAGCTCTCGGACACGCCGTCCAGGAGCCACGCCGAGCGCCAGAGGAAGGCCCGCTCCATGATCATCCTGCAGGATACCGCGCCTCAGCTGCAGCCCGAGttgcacgccgccgccgccatgcaCGTGTCCCCCTCGCACACTTCCACGCTGTCTCTCCACACCGCCGCCCTCGGACACTCGCCGTTGTCGCGCCGCAGAGGACGGCCCATCGAAAATCCATACGCCAACGTGGGACAGCAGGCCGCCCCGGCCAAACCGCAAAGGAGGAAGTCACCTCTGCTCAAACAACTTCCCGTGGAGGAGCAAGGTAGGTTGTTGTTGCCGCCCTGGTTCGAGACCCGAGGCGAGGTTTCCGTCACCTCCGTGTCTTGTGCACAGGGCTCAAAGACCAGGACTCAAAGTCGGAGGCCAGCGCCCCGTGCAGCCCCAGCAGGGCGGAGCTCTACCAGCAGCAGGTTCTGTCGGAGCGCGCTCGCGTCCACGGCCGCCGCTCCTCCCTCTTCCTATCCGTAGAGGGCGCCGTCTCCGACAACCAGGCGCCTCCTCTCCTGACCCAGAGTCACTCCATGGACGACCTGGGCGAGCTTCCGCCACCCGCGCCCGTCCTTTCGCCCTCGCCGACCCCGCACACGTTCCTGCACCCGCTGACCGGCAAGCCTCTGGGTAAGACTTTTGATGACACGGGTCATTTGGAGCACAATCAAACAGGTCTCCCCCTCCTCAGATCCTTCGTCTCCACTCGCCCTGGCTCTGGCCGCACGGGAACGAGCGCTCACCGCCCGCACGCCGAGCCCCGAGCCGCGACCCAAACACGCCTCGGCCTCCGCCACCCCTCTCCCCACCCCGGCCGCCAGCCCGGAGGGCCGCCATAAGCGCAGCCCGGTGCCCACCCCGCAGAGCAGCCCCGAACCCCGCTCCAAGCGCACCACCCCGCAGACCAGCCCTGAGCAGCGAAGCAAGCGGACCACCCCTCAGAGCAGCCCCGAGCTGCGCCACAAGCGCGCGGCTCCGCCTCTCTTCCCCGACGGGCAGGTGGAGCGTCCCGAGGCGGAGGGCGGAGTGACCTCGCCCGCCGGGCCGTCGCCTGAACGCTGGAGACCCGTCCCGCTGGCGAACCTGGCCAACGAGAGCCACCCGGctttgattgacaggcggaGAAGCCTGACCGTCGGGAGCTCGGAGGAAGAGGGCGGTGCCTATACGGTGACCCTCCCGCCCGCGCTGTTGTCATCCAgcgacgaggagacgagagaggagCTCCGCCGGATCGGCCTGGTGACACCGCCCCCCGGTTTCGccgccccaccctcccccctcgCCGTAACCCCGCGGCGGAGCGGCGAGGGCGATGCGGGCcaggacgacgacgaggagcCTCGTGACGGCTCGCTGCCTCCCTCCATCAGCTTGGCGTCGCCGCCCGCACCGCCTTCCCCCTCCTCGCCGCCCGCCGGCCACCCCTCCTTGGCTCTCAAACCCCGCCTGCGCTCACCCATCGGCCGTGGCCGCTCGGCCCTCAGGGACCCCCTGCTCAAGCAGTCGTCCGACAGCGAGCTGCTCCCGTCCTCGCCCGCCTCCCCGGCGGCCACCCGCCAGCCGCGCTACCTCTTCCAGCGCCGCTCCAAGCTGTGGGGGGGCGGCGAAGAGGAGGGCCGTCCCGCCGCACTGGGCGGCCAAGGGTCCGGCTCGGCCCTGGAGTTGAGCGGCAGGGCGGAGTCGGGCCTGGACCTTGCCAACAGGCTCCACCTCCTCAACAAAGATAGCCACTCCCTGGGGGAGGAGCCAAGCCCTCTCGACCCCGGTCGCAGGTCCCCAGTGGGCGGGGCCAGGTACGTGAGCTGCGTGTGTCCATTCTGTCCATGTACGCATGTTTGCGCCAACCAGGGTCTAGCTCGaggcgtgtatgtgtgcgctgTAACAGAAGTGcggtttgtgtttttgcagatGTGTGGAGAGTGGAGAGAGCAAATCGTAGGTTTTTATCTCTGGTAAACAATTCTTGTTTTTGCTCTACCACACTAACCGTTGCTAACCACTACTCCACCGTGTATCCAACCTTTGCGTCGCTTCACAAAGCTAACCGACCGTCGCGACGTTTTTCAACCAGTGTGCCAAAGCTCCTTTATGGGATGATCCTCTTGTTGTTGGACCCGACTTTCCCGCCTTACCCGCAGCAATCGCATTCAAGTTGTCGGGCGAACATGCTAACACCCGCTCGATGTCGCAGGTTGTTCTCCAGTCTGGGCGAGCTGCACACCATTTCCCAGCGCGGGTACGGCACCACCTACACGGTCCGCCCGGGAAGTCGCTACCCCGTCACCCGCCGCAGCCCCTCCCCGTCGCCCTCCCCCTCCGACAGGCCGGCGGGCCCGGGCTCCTCCCCCTCGCCCTGCTCGGAGCGCCCGGACCTGAGCTCGGGCCGCGGTCTGACCATCCTCAAGTCGTCCAGCCTCAGCCTGCCGTCGGAACCCAAGGAGGTCCGCTTCGTCATGCGCAGCGCCAGCGCCCGAACCCGCTCCCGCTCGCCTTCGCCCTCGCCGCACGCCTCCCCGTGCCCGTCGCCCGTCCTCAGCGGCCCCCTGCTGGCGCTCAGGCCCTGGAGGCAGCGCCCGCTCAGCTTGTGGAACAAGTACGACGTGGGCGACTGGTTGGAGAGCGTGGGGCTGGCCGAGCATCGCCAGCGCTTCCAGGAGCACGAGATCGAAGGCTCGCACCTTCCCGCCCTCACCAAGGACGACTACGTGGAGCTGGGCGTCACCCGGCTGGGCCACCGCATCAACATCGAGCGGGCCCTCAGGCAACTGCTGGACGCCGCCACTTGACCGCCGTCGCCGCCATAGGTCTCCTCTCTATTGCTTTTCTCCACTCAGCTCTTTGATCGCCGCGGGGCTTTCAAATCCTTTCCACCGCGACCCGTCAAGACGTGACCGCTTGTCTTGATTGACGGTCGCCATTGACTGAAAATGCCTAACGGTCGACTCCATTCGTAACGTCATCCATCTCCTCTGTCCGTCATGTCCGTCCCATCGTGTCCGTCGACCGGTTCTCATCGACTGGACAAGAAAACGTAAGTCAACTCGTCCACCTAGTTGATATTTGCAAGCCCCGATGCTAAGGTGTTAGCTTTGCCGAGACTGTGTTGGCGATCAGAGAGCtgatgtgatctttttttttttccttccaattaTTAGTATATGTACTGAACAATATGAGTCTTGATTTTAAATATTTCTGAATATAATGGCCTGGATGCACGCAGCGCATTTTGGCCTCGGGTGTCAGGTGGCACGTTAAAGTCCCTGTCAAGTGAAAATATCTGACGCACCACAGAAAAAGAATGGTGTCCACCATCCCGCTAGATTAGAACGCTTCGTAAAGTGAGCATTCAAAATGGCGACAAATCAAGCCCTCGTCGCCTGTCTTAAATGCGCGATCTTTATCCCGCGGGCCTTTTTCTCTCTGCAACGACGGGGCACTCGAAAGCACGTCGGCTTTGTCTCCATGATGTGCGCACACTCGTGGCGAACAGCGAAGGACTCTCAAGCTGTTAGGTTGGATTCACTTGAGAGGGTTTTTAATCAGATGCCAGCCGACCTTGAAACCGGAAGCGCCTTGCAGTCGGTGCGTGAGGTTAATTTCCCTCATTTAAAGTTTATAAGCAACGATATGCTCGTGTTGACTTTATCCTCGTTTCACTTTGGGTTTTACAGTGAGTTGAATGCCCTCAGAGTTATTGATTGTCCAacagtgcgtgtgcgcgtgtgtgtgtgtggtacgtGTTGACTGGACATGGTGCTACATTGTTGGAAGCCATTTGTACAGAAAGTAACTTCATCATCCTTGAATCAATTGAAGCAAATCCATCAACCCAAACCCAAAAGACGAAAAACAATCAAGCAATTCGTGCATCAAGGTCGTTTGAGGACTTTCCACTATGCCATGATTTTTACCTTCCTCCATATGTGGAATTTTCTGAAACAACTTTTTCTTGCATGCGAGTTGCGCTAGTGAGAAGGACCCCTACGGTGCATTCTGAAGGTTTGGAACGCACACTAGAACATCCGAAACGTATTCACAAGCAAGTAGAATAGTTGAAACAAATGATCATTTCCGTATTCAGTGACTTAAAGCCCACACGGACGCACCGGCTCGCTGACATCTTGGAGTGTCGGTCACCGTTAGCAAACGGGACTGGGCTGACGTGCTCAAGGGCGCTAAGCTCATGTAAACATTAGGACATGGACTCGAAAGAGAAAATGTAGCTGAATAGGTTTTCCTAATTCATGAATAAGCAATAGACTGCTGCTGGTGATGAAGTCCTCATGTATCATCAAATGGTGACACGCATTAATTGAGTGATTGATTGgctttgttgtttctttgtgctcttttctttcttcgacacacacacatgcataccaaACATGTCACGTTTCTAATAAAGGCTCATTTACTACTACGAGGCTCCCCAGGCACTGCTTTGGATACACTGATCTGTTCttggcacacacacaggcacaagtTCAGGTTGAATtcctggaaaaataaaaaccgcATGAGGAGAAGTCGTTAAAGCTGACCCGTGAGTGAATGATTGTTGACCATTTTCCCAAAGCAAAAAGTTGGGGAACTCTGGTTGCTCGAGAGCCGTCTCCTGCTCCCCGTGTTCATCTCTGCGCCTTTCCGAGCTTCGATCAGACGGATTTCACACGCAACACCTTCGGGACTTGAAGCCcaaggggagagagagagccttCATTGAAACGGAGCCAGGAGTCAATGACACTTGACCACGCCCCCTCCGCTGCCATTGGCCGACAGGTGACATGATTGTCAAGAGTTCCCCACTTCAGAAATCATTTTTTCGCCCCCGAGTCAAGTGGAGAAGTCGCCTTCCTCACGTAAGCACACTCAGATGATAATCGTGACgatgttttttcactttgatgtGTGACTGAGTCATTTGGTGTTGTTTCTGCTCATGCTGCCTGCTGGGGAAAGATGATGGTTGTTGGTGTCACCGTCATTCTAAACACACTTTCGAGTCAACACggtctgtctttgtttttgttttgttttttggcggggggcatttcactttttttattttttgggggtcaccTGTTTCCATCTTTTTGACAAGAGGTTCAATCGCTTGACTTTGA contains:
- the shank3b gene encoding SH3 and multiple ankyrin repeat domains protein 3 isoform X1; this encodes MPLSPAADAKHDRPRQQAVTNGNPTGSPVARDDDADDAPSGNSIVVRIGIPDLQQTVTHALASTLPGQPGGSAGRPGQSEQVWHQTCPCVRLWLSQKCLRLDPELPVWTSKQRVLVTLTQSLSDVLNYGLFQPAFNGRAGKFLDEERLLKEYPLPNITPIPYLEFRYKRRIYTQTYVDDKQLAKLHTKANLKRFMEHVHQKNVEKVSKWLEKGLDPNFHDSDSGECPLTLAVQLEESCELIKVLRSGGAHLDFRTRDGITALHRAVMCRNSSALTTLLDLGASPDYKDSRGLTPLYHSAMVGGAPYCCELLLQDHATLGMTDENGWQEIHQACRHGNVQHLEHLLFYGADMSSQNASGNTALHLCALYNQDSCARVLLFRGANKDIKNYNNQTAFQVAIIAGNFDLAEIIKIHKSSDVAVPFRESPSYTKRRRLGAIRSPAGNGLSSPRSLIRSVSDNALESPASSPGPSLQSLETHLDAHTHSLRRHTRRLSPSGGGGHVESSPPSSPPATPQLRKKRLYSAVPGRTFIATRSHVPQGSGEIQLHRGERVKVLSIGEGGFWEGNVKGRTGWFPADCVEEVQMRQYDPRLETREDRTKRLFRHYTVGSYDNYTSYSDYVIEEKMAVLQKRESEGFGFVLRGAKAETPIEEFAPTPAFPALQYLESVDQGGVAWRAGLRTGDFLIEVNGADVVKVGHRQVVALIRQGGSRLLMKVVSVSRKSDTNLLRKKAPPPPKRAPSTSLTLRSKSMTADLEEIARRRRFEKLDDMLAGNAQEVVLRSRPADDFRAATVKQRPTSRRITQAEINSLFERQGLVPPSGPEKSTMALPRGMSRTKSFGTPEDDRISALIHESRFPRSSSLTDSFIPPPPQTAPPPPPSPLFLLDSGPPPSFLPPPPPARGEGLTRSSFKPGAEPRLQELSDTPSRSHAERQRKARSMIILQDTAPQLQPELHAAAAMHVSPSHTSTLSLHTAALGHSPLSRRRGRPIENPYANVGQQAAPAKPQRRKSPLLKQLPVEEQGLKDQDSKSEASAPCSPSRAELYQQQVLSERARVHGRRSSLFLSVEGAVSDNQAPPLLTQSHSMDDLGELPPPAPVLSPSPTPHTFLHPLTGKPLDPSSPLALALAARERALTARTPSPEPRPKHASASATPLPTPAASPEGRHKRSPVPTPQSSPEPRSKRTTPQTSPEQRSKRTTPQSSPELRHKRAAPPLFPDGQVERPEAEGGVTSPAGPSPERWRPVPLANLANESHPALIDRRRSLTVGSSEEEGGAYTVTLPPALLSSSDEETREELRRIGLVTPPPGFAAPPSPLAVTPRRSGEGDAGQDDDEEPRDGSLPPSISLASPPAPPSPSSPPAGHPSLALKPRLRSPIGRGRSALRDPLLKQSSDSELLPSSPASPAATRQPRYLFQRRSKLWGGGEEEGRPAALGGQGSGSALELSGRAESGLDLANRLHLLNKDSHSLGEEPSPLDPGRRSPVGGARCVESGESKSLFSSLGELHTISQRGYGTTYTVRPGSRYPVTRRSPSPSPSPSDRPAGPGSSPSPCSERPDLSSGRGLTILKSSSLSLPSEPKEVRFVMRSASARTRSRSPSPSPHASPCPSPVLSGPLLALRPWRQRPLSLWNKYDVGDWLESVGLAEHRQRFQEHEIEGSHLPALTKDDYVELGVTRLGHRINIERALRQLLDAAT